In Roseisolibacter agri, the following proteins share a genomic window:
- a CDS encoding ABC-F family ATP-binding cassette domain-containing protein yields MTQLAVSNVAVEFGATTLFQDVTFTVAAGERWGIIGRNGSGKTTLFKLLTGQLAPSRGQIARQPGLRVTLLEQHRDFGHAETVWEAVAGAFAELRTLERRLAEQAKALETTHDEAALERYGHDLERFEREGGYSYHARVDQVLDGLGFDPEVAKTRLLKTLSGGERGRVGLARQLVLPGDVLLLDEPTNHLDLETTRWLESYLQGVDRTVILVSHDRAFLTSVVDHVLHVEGGSMFPYAGGYAAFVAQREERRLTQQRQFDKQQKTIAAQEDYIRRNLAGQNTKQAKGRRKLLARLPRLSAPIGGEDVMALRLETEGRGGDQVLVADRASLGVPTADGGHRTLIRDFSVRLSRGEVIGFIGPNGAGKSTLLKAIVGERGTLLDGSLRTGDSIVVAHYRQDLAQVPFGRTLYDVIQDLRPTWERRLVQGHLGRFGFSGDEVLRRADTLSGGERARVALAMMMLQRANLLILDEPTNHLDVESIEALEDALDGYDGTVLLVSHDRALLRALATQVWALHDGRVHVFEEPFTEWEANGGEDALARHAASRTVADAHNADERARREAEARQRQRDAERADRAREQEKASRQQEQEQRKATDRDARRTARDAQRRAERAEQRAAQLETEVAALQAQLDDPTLYATPEGVQRASAMSRTLDERKAALEAALEEWAVASEALEAAGAEGGR; encoded by the coding sequence ATGACGCAGCTCGCCGTCTCCAACGTCGCCGTCGAATTCGGCGCCACCACGCTCTTCCAGGACGTCACCTTCACCGTCGCCGCGGGCGAGCGGTGGGGGATCATCGGGCGCAACGGCTCCGGGAAGACGACGCTCTTCAAGCTGCTCACGGGCCAGCTGGCGCCCTCGCGCGGCCAGATCGCGCGCCAGCCGGGGCTCAGGGTCACGCTGCTCGAGCAGCACCGCGACTTCGGCCACGCCGAGACGGTGTGGGAGGCCGTGGCCGGCGCGTTCGCCGAGCTGCGCACGCTGGAGCGGCGGCTGGCCGAGCAGGCGAAGGCGCTCGAGACGACGCATGACGAGGCGGCGCTGGAGCGCTACGGCCACGACCTCGAGCGCTTCGAGCGCGAGGGTGGGTACTCGTACCACGCGCGCGTCGACCAGGTGCTCGACGGCCTGGGCTTCGATCCCGAGGTCGCGAAGACGCGGCTGCTGAAGACGCTCTCGGGCGGCGAGCGCGGACGCGTGGGCCTCGCGCGCCAGCTCGTGCTGCCGGGCGACGTGCTGCTGCTCGACGAGCCGACGAACCACCTCGACCTCGAGACGACGCGCTGGCTCGAGTCGTACCTGCAGGGCGTCGATCGCACGGTGATCCTCGTCAGCCACGACCGCGCGTTCCTCACGTCGGTCGTCGACCACGTGCTGCACGTCGAGGGCGGGTCGATGTTCCCGTACGCCGGCGGCTACGCGGCGTTCGTGGCGCAGCGCGAGGAGCGGCGGCTGACGCAGCAGCGCCAGTTCGACAAGCAGCAGAAGACGATCGCGGCGCAGGAGGACTACATCCGCCGCAACCTCGCCGGCCAGAACACGAAGCAGGCGAAGGGACGGCGCAAGCTGCTCGCGCGGCTGCCGCGCCTCAGCGCGCCCATCGGCGGCGAGGACGTGATGGCGCTGCGGCTGGAGACGGAGGGCCGCGGCGGCGACCAGGTCCTCGTCGCGGACCGCGCCTCCCTCGGCGTCCCCACCGCGGACGGCGGGCATCGTACGCTGATCCGCGACTTCAGCGTGCGGCTGTCGCGCGGTGAGGTCATCGGCTTCATCGGCCCGAACGGCGCGGGCAAGAGCACGCTGCTGAAGGCGATCGTCGGCGAGCGCGGCACGCTGCTGGACGGCTCGCTGCGCACGGGCGACTCGATCGTCGTCGCGCACTACCGGCAGGACCTCGCGCAGGTGCCGTTCGGGCGCACGCTGTACGACGTGATCCAGGACCTCCGGCCGACGTGGGAGCGGCGGCTGGTGCAGGGCCACCTGGGCCGCTTCGGCTTCAGCGGGGACGAGGTGCTGCGGCGCGCGGACACGCTCTCGGGCGGCGAGCGCGCGCGCGTGGCGCTGGCGATGATGATGCTGCAGCGCGCGAACCTGCTGATCCTCGACGAGCCGACGAACCACCTGGATGTCGAGAGCATCGAGGCGCTGGAGGACGCGCTGGACGGCTACGACGGCACGGTGCTGCTGGTGTCGCACGACCGCGCGCTGCTGCGCGCGCTGGCGACGCAGGTGTGGGCGCTGCACGACGGGCGCGTGCACGTCTTCGAGGAGCCGTTCACGGAGTGGGAGGCGAACGGCGGCGAGGACGCGCTGGCGAGGCACGCGGCGTCGCGCACCGTGGCCGACGCGCACAACGCGGACGAGCGCGCGCGGCGCGAGGCCGAGGCGCGCCAGAGGCAGCGCGACGCCGAGCGCGCCGACCGCGCGCGCGAGCAGGAGAAGGCGTCGCGCCAGCAGGAGCAGGAGCAGCGCAAGGCGACCGACCGCGACGCCCGCCGCACCGCGCGCGACGCGCAGCGCCGCGCCGAGCGCGCCGAGCAGCGCGCGGCGCAGCTGGAGACGGAGGTGGCGGCGCTGCAGGCGCAGCTCGACGACCCGACGCTCTACGCGACGCCCGAGGGCGTGCAGCGTGCGAGCGCGATGTCGCGGACGCTGGACGAGCGGAAGGCGGCGCTGGAGGCCGCGCTCGAGGAGTGGGCCGTCGCCAGCGAGGCGCTGGAGGCGGCGGGGGCTGAGGGCGGCCGCTAG
- a CDS encoding S8 family serine peptidase, which translates to MRKSAAKRPTAKVVAETVEMAAPPAQAVKAAAAPAAARRAATIVYVHGIGNKPLPSVLKCQWDHALFGFDLGERSRLSYWCNREYYPRAEEGTCKGGDLVTLESEPTGEGLSVRQHLHEVTLAQEAQSIAPDDPEAQRFLERVAATIEASTEVRATEADAAFQERRPLRLQRAQGLDVGARAVEAKILPVPEFVRRWITRQLTRALLRDVHDFFFVPARGAAMRESLRARLRTGGGPFVIVAHSQGSMIAYAVLSEPEFRTLDVALLVTVGSPLGIREVQDQLKKETGLRVPPNVRRWLNVADPLDPVALDKRLSQDYAPSATGVRVEDDVEWNLDSPRHPHSGTGYLRTPPVRMAVRQVVDTALFQPVAEFTMARDMVREMENRPPDIRHEVLIELADPGLTGRPTSVARTEVRRRLEDRARDSQVDFDDMALEELDRFMAAELTRAEAEWLAHQTDVTVLGIKRIWRNAVKRALLDESASTVQASTAHLGYQADGRGIQWAVLDTGVVASHPHLAARNSVVAEYDCTKRGALKEGGTATDGHGHGTHVAGIIAGRHEFRPTDGVPRVFTGIAPAAKLHVYKVLADDGTGRDAWIIKALDHIAEVNRRAGQLVIHGVNLSLGGPFDQSVFGCGHSPLCTELRRLWRQGVVVVLAAGNEGFATLQTLEGPIEANMDLSIGDPANLEDAIAVGSTHKTRPHTYGISYFSSRGPTADGRQKPDLVAPGERVRSCRHDWVKGNGGNGAAGTPSAEDLYVEMSGTSMAAPHVSGILASFLSARREFIGEPDRLKALLLASCTDLQRHRPQQGAGLPNLTKMLLNT; encoded by the coding sequence GTGAGGAAGTCCGCCGCGAAGCGGCCCACCGCGAAGGTGGTGGCGGAGACCGTGGAGATGGCCGCACCGCCGGCGCAGGCGGTGAAGGCCGCCGCCGCGCCGGCCGCCGCCAGGCGCGCGGCCACCATCGTCTACGTGCACGGCATCGGCAACAAGCCGCTGCCCAGCGTCCTCAAGTGCCAGTGGGACCACGCGCTGTTCGGGTTCGACCTCGGCGAGCGCAGTCGCCTCTCGTACTGGTGCAACCGCGAGTACTATCCGCGGGCCGAGGAGGGGACGTGCAAGGGCGGCGACCTCGTGACGCTGGAGAGCGAGCCGACCGGCGAGGGCCTCAGCGTGCGGCAGCACCTGCACGAGGTCACGCTCGCGCAGGAGGCGCAGAGCATCGCGCCCGACGATCCCGAGGCGCAGCGCTTCCTGGAGCGCGTCGCGGCGACGATCGAGGCGAGCACCGAAGTGCGCGCGACGGAGGCCGATGCCGCCTTCCAGGAGCGGCGGCCGCTGCGCCTGCAGCGCGCGCAGGGCCTCGACGTGGGCGCGCGCGCGGTGGAGGCGAAGATCCTCCCGGTGCCCGAGTTCGTGCGCCGCTGGATCACGCGCCAGCTCACGCGCGCGCTGCTGCGCGACGTGCACGACTTCTTCTTCGTGCCCGCGCGCGGCGCGGCGATGCGCGAGAGCCTGCGCGCGCGGCTGCGCACGGGCGGCGGCCCGTTCGTGATCGTCGCGCACAGCCAGGGCTCGATGATCGCCTACGCGGTGCTGTCGGAGCCGGAGTTCCGCACGCTCGACGTCGCGCTGCTCGTCACCGTCGGGTCGCCGCTCGGCATCAGGGAGGTGCAGGACCAGCTGAAGAAGGAGACGGGGCTCCGCGTCCCGCCGAACGTGCGCCGCTGGCTCAACGTCGCCGATCCGCTGGATCCGGTGGCGCTCGACAAGCGGCTGTCGCAGGACTACGCGCCCAGCGCGACGGGCGTGCGCGTCGAGGACGACGTCGAGTGGAACCTCGACAGCCCGCGCCATCCGCACTCGGGGACGGGCTACCTGCGCACGCCGCCGGTGCGCATGGCGGTGCGGCAGGTCGTGGACACGGCGCTCTTCCAGCCGGTGGCGGAGTTCACGATGGCGCGCGACATGGTGCGCGAGATGGAGAACCGGCCGCCCGACATCCGGCACGAGGTGCTGATCGAGCTGGCGGATCCGGGGCTCACGGGCCGTCCCACCTCGGTGGCGCGCACGGAGGTGCGGCGCCGGCTCGAGGACCGCGCGCGCGACAGCCAGGTCGACTTCGACGACATGGCGCTCGAGGAGCTCGATCGCTTCATGGCGGCCGAGCTGACGCGCGCGGAGGCCGAGTGGCTCGCGCACCAGACGGACGTCACGGTGCTCGGCATCAAGCGCATCTGGCGGAACGCGGTGAAGCGCGCGCTGCTGGACGAGTCGGCGAGCACGGTGCAGGCGTCCACCGCGCACCTGGGCTACCAGGCCGACGGGCGCGGCATCCAGTGGGCGGTGCTGGACACGGGCGTGGTCGCGTCGCATCCGCACCTGGCGGCGCGCAACAGCGTGGTCGCGGAGTACGACTGCACGAAGCGCGGCGCGCTGAAGGAGGGCGGCACCGCCACCGACGGCCACGGCCACGGCACGCACGTCGCGGGCATCATCGCCGGCCGGCACGAGTTCCGGCCCACCGACGGCGTGCCGCGCGTCTTCACCGGCATCGCGCCCGCCGCCAAGCTGCACGTCTACAAGGTGCTGGCCGACGACGGCACGGGGCGCGACGCGTGGATCATCAAGGCGCTCGACCACATCGCGGAGGTGAACCGCCGCGCGGGCCAGCTGGTGATCCACGGCGTGAACCTCAGCCTCGGCGGGCCGTTCGACCAGAGCGTGTTCGGCTGCGGCCACTCGCCGCTGTGCACGGAGCTGCGCCGGCTCTGGCGGCAGGGCGTGGTGGTGGTGCTCGCCGCCGGCAACGAGGGCTTCGCGACGCTGCAGACGCTGGAAGGGCCGATCGAGGCGAACATGGACCTCTCGATCGGCGACCCGGCGAACCTCGAGGACGCGATCGCGGTGGGCTCGACGCACAAGACGCGGCCGCACACGTACGGCATCTCGTACTTCTCGTCGCGCGGCCCCACGGCCGACGGGCGGCAGAAGCCGGACCTGGTGGCGCCCGGTGAGCGCGTGCGCTCGTGCCGGCACGACTGGGTGAAGGGGAACGGCGGCAACGGCGCCGCCGGCACGCCGTCGGCGGAGGACCTCTACGTCGAGATGAGCGGCACCAGCATGGCGGCGCCGCACGTGTCGGGGATCCTCGCGTCGTTCCTGTCCGCGCGCCGCGAGTTCATCGGCGAGCCCGATCGCCTGAAGGCGCTGCTGCTCGCGTCGTGCACGGACCTGCAGCGACACCGGCCGCAGCAGGGGGCGGGGTTGCCGAATCTCACCAAAATGCTCCTGAACACGTGA
- a CDS encoding VOC family protein, producing MTTPAQNASSDTSAYAAPTPAGRFVWHDLMTTDASRAQAFYTALFGWTTQVMPMGEFGDYTMVTAGEHGVGGIVPLDAAHGVPSHWIAYASTADVDATCARIEALGGKTCVPPADIPGVGRFAVSEDPQGAVFSPFRGNDPSPEPPVNAPLGTVAWNELLTTDPEAAAKFYGELFGWTHESMDMPLGTYGLFKRGDQYAGGMMPMPPEAESRPNWLPYFAVASADAAVAQIAALGGTPMMEPMDIQEWGRMAVAQDPTGAYFAVLENKSPM from the coding sequence ATGACGACCCCCGCCCAGAACGCCAGCAGCGACACCAGCGCGTATGCCGCACCGACGCCGGCCGGCCGCTTCGTGTGGCACGACCTGATGACGACCGACGCGTCGCGCGCGCAGGCGTTCTACACCGCGCTCTTCGGATGGACGACGCAGGTGATGCCGATGGGCGAGTTCGGCGACTACACGATGGTGACCGCGGGCGAGCACGGCGTCGGCGGCATCGTCCCGCTCGACGCGGCGCACGGCGTCCCGTCGCACTGGATCGCGTACGCCAGCACCGCCGACGTCGACGCGACGTGCGCGCGCATCGAGGCGCTGGGCGGGAAGACGTGCGTGCCGCCGGCCGACATCCCGGGCGTCGGCCGCTTCGCGGTCAGCGAGGATCCGCAGGGCGCGGTGTTCTCGCCGTTCCGCGGCAACGATCCGTCACCAGAGCCGCCGGTGAACGCGCCGCTCGGCACCGTGGCGTGGAACGAGCTGCTGACGACCGATCCGGAGGCCGCAGCGAAGTTCTACGGCGAGCTGTTCGGCTGGACGCACGAGTCGATGGACATGCCGCTCGGCACGTACGGCCTGTTCAAGCGCGGCGACCAGTACGCGGGCGGGATGATGCCGATGCCGCCCGAGGCGGAGTCGCGCCCGAACTGGCTCCCCTACTTCGCGGTCGCCAGCGCCGACGCCGCGGTGGCGCAGATCGCGGCGCTCGGCGGCACGCCGATGATGGAGCCGATGGACATCCAGGAGTGGGGCCGCATGGCGGTCGCGCAGGATCCGACGGGGGCGTACTTCGCGGTGCTGGAGAACAAGAGCCCGATGTGA
- a CDS encoding GNAT family N-acetyltransferase, whose protein sequence is MTPPDRATIELKRLPDVDRGALVALMNHPLVRRHMPLARGAFGAEECARWVAAKERLWAQHGYGPWAFVVDGELAGWGGLQPEGDDVDLGLVLHPRHWGVGRAIVTRILDVAFGAMRLPSVIVLLPPSRVRVRGLHRLGFVADGETTIGDERFVRYRLTAPTVA, encoded by the coding sequence ATGACGCCGCCCGACCGCGCCACCATCGAGCTGAAGCGACTGCCCGACGTCGACCGCGGCGCGCTCGTCGCGCTCATGAACCATCCGCTCGTGCGCCGGCACATGCCGCTCGCGCGCGGCGCGTTCGGCGCGGAGGAGTGCGCGCGCTGGGTGGCCGCGAAGGAGCGGCTGTGGGCGCAGCACGGCTACGGGCCGTGGGCGTTCGTGGTGGACGGCGAGCTCGCCGGGTGGGGCGGGCTGCAGCCCGAGGGCGACGACGTCGACCTGGGACTCGTGCTGCACCCACGCCACTGGGGCGTCGGCCGCGCGATCGTCACGCGCATCCTCGACGTCGCGTTCGGCGCGATGCGCCTGCCGTCGGTGATCGTGCTGCTGCCGCCGAGCCGCGTGCGCGTGCGCGGCCTGCACCGGCTGGGGTTCGTCGCCGACGGGGAGACGACGATCGGCGACGAGCGGTTCGTGCGCTACCGCCTCACGGCGCCGACGGTCGCGTAG
- the bla gene encoding subclass B3 metallo-beta-lactamase — protein sequence MRLLAFATLLAAPLALRAQVDTTPCASCVEWNAPQRPFRIHGDSWYVGTRGLSAILVTSPQGHVLLDGGLPESAARIAENVRALGFRMEDVRVILNSHAHYDHAGGLAALQRMSGATVAAHPWSAAVMRRGTTLPEDPQHGLDIPYPAVPTVRALADGETVRVGPLALTAHFTGGHTPGGTTWSWRACEKERCLDLVYADSQTPVSADGFLFTRNTRYPQALQDFARGHATLERLRCDVLLTPHPGFSELFERLAAREQGRADAFRDPSACRRLAADARQRLARRVATKRAATERAVPPATRPSAP from the coding sequence ATGCGCCTGCTCGCCTTCGCCACCCTCCTCGCCGCGCCGCTCGCACTGCGCGCCCAGGTCGACACGACCCCGTGCGCGAGCTGCGTCGAGTGGAACGCGCCGCAGCGCCCGTTCCGCATCCACGGCGACAGCTGGTACGTCGGCACGCGCGGGCTGAGCGCGATCCTCGTCACGTCGCCGCAGGGCCACGTGCTGCTCGACGGCGGGCTGCCCGAGTCGGCCGCGCGCATCGCCGAGAACGTGCGCGCGCTCGGCTTCCGCATGGAGGACGTGCGCGTGATTCTCAACTCGCACGCGCACTACGACCACGCGGGCGGCCTCGCGGCGCTGCAGCGGATGTCGGGCGCGACGGTCGCGGCGCATCCGTGGAGCGCGGCCGTCATGCGGCGCGGCACGACGCTGCCCGAGGATCCGCAGCACGGGCTCGACATCCCGTATCCGGCCGTGCCGACGGTGCGCGCGCTCGCCGACGGCGAGACCGTGCGCGTGGGGCCGCTCGCGCTCACCGCGCACTTCACCGGCGGCCACACGCCGGGCGGCACCACCTGGAGCTGGCGCGCGTGCGAGAAGGAGCGCTGCCTCGACCTCGTGTACGCCGACAGCCAGACGCCCGTGTCGGCCGACGGCTTCCTGTTCACGCGCAACACGCGCTACCCGCAGGCGCTGCAGGACTTCGCGCGCGGCCACGCGACGCTCGAGCGGCTGCGGTGCGACGTGCTGCTGACGCCGCACCCGGGGTTCTCGGAGCTCTTCGAGCGGCTGGCGGCGCGCGAGCAGGGGCGCGCGGATGCGTTCCGCGATCCGTCGGCGTGCCGGCGCCTCGCGGCCGATGCGCGGCAGCGGCTCGCCCGGCGCGTCGCGACCAAGCGCGCAGCGACCGAGCGCGCGGTGCCGCCGGCTACGCGACCGTCGGCGCCGTGA
- a CDS encoding nuclear transport factor 2 family protein yields the protein MSAPISNPLSSSTPSSYDATSDRDVEANTRIVQQAIAHFQRGDIPALLDTMTDDIEWHIPVVEHAAYTGPRHGRAAAAQFFEELAVHQTPRRFEPRQYIAQGDEVVVLGHYAWDVIPTGRQWEGEYAHVFTIRDGRIARFREYMDTGRAAAAFRPEP from the coding sequence ATGAGCGCGCCCATCAGCAACCCGCTGTCGTCCTCCACGCCGTCGTCGTACGACGCCACGAGCGATCGCGACGTCGAGGCGAACACGCGCATCGTCCAGCAGGCCATCGCCCACTTCCAGCGCGGCGACATCCCCGCGCTGCTGGACACGATGACGGACGACATCGAGTGGCACATCCCGGTCGTCGAGCACGCGGCGTACACGGGCCCGCGCCACGGGCGCGCGGCCGCCGCGCAATTCTTCGAGGAGCTGGCGGTCCACCAGACGCCGCGCCGCTTCGAGCCGCGCCAGTACATCGCCCAGGGCGACGAGGTGGTGGTCCTCGGCCACTACGCGTGGGACGTCATCCCCACCGGCCGGCAGTGGGAGGGCGAGTACGCGCACGTCTTCACCATCCGCGACGGGCGCATCGCGCGCTTCCGCGAGTACATGGACACGGGGCGGGCGGCGGCGGCTTTCCGACCGGAACCCTGA
- the murB gene encoding UDP-N-acetylmuramate dehydrogenase, whose amino-acid sequence MTSTLPAVSDAATGAAPTTATPLTDDQLDALRGRLGADRVRRGVRLAQYTSFRIGGPADALYTARSADELEAAIRAARELGIPHFLLGLGANILVGDRGFRGLVIRNAARHFRIRPEGDTGHLWAESGAIMQDIILEAVERGWSGIEHYIGIPSTVGGAIWQNLHFLSPAPERERTMFIAEAFESCEILSEEGERKVVDADYVQFGYDDTVFHHRRDIVLSATFRLQKGDPDRLHRILHENLSWRGARHPWLQIHPSAGSIFKKIEGVGAGRLVDQAGLKGHRHGGAQISPMHANIVVNRGSATAKDVRELIALAQRAVEEKFGQRLEPEIGFIGEF is encoded by the coding sequence ATGACGTCCACGCTGCCAGCAGTCTCCGATGCGGCCACCGGCGCCGCCCCGACCACCGCCACGCCCCTCACCGACGACCAGCTCGACGCGCTGCGCGGGCGCCTCGGCGCCGACCGCGTGCGGCGCGGCGTCCGACTCGCCCAGTACACCTCGTTCCGCATCGGGGGTCCGGCCGACGCCCTCTACACGGCCCGGTCCGCCGACGAGCTGGAGGCGGCCATCCGGGCCGCTCGCGAGCTCGGCATCCCGCACTTCCTGCTCGGCCTCGGCGCCAACATCCTCGTCGGAGACAGGGGGTTCCGCGGGCTCGTGATCCGCAACGCGGCGCGCCACTTCCGCATCCGCCCCGAGGGCGACACGGGGCACCTGTGGGCCGAGAGCGGCGCGATCATGCAGGACATCATCCTCGAGGCGGTGGAGCGCGGCTGGAGCGGGATCGAGCACTACATCGGGATCCCGAGCACCGTCGGCGGCGCGATCTGGCAGAACCTGCACTTCCTCTCGCCGGCCCCCGAGCGCGAGCGCACGATGTTCATCGCCGAGGCGTTCGAGAGCTGCGAGATCCTCTCGGAGGAGGGGGAGCGGAAGGTCGTGGACGCGGACTACGTGCAGTTCGGCTACGACGACACGGTCTTCCACCACCGCCGCGACATCGTGCTGAGCGCGACGTTCCGGCTGCAGAAGGGCGATCCGGACCGGCTGCACCGCATCCTGCACGAGAACCTGTCGTGGCGCGGCGCGCGGCATCCGTGGCTGCAGATCCATCCCAGCGCGGGCTCGATCTTCAAGAAGATCGAGGGCGTCGGCGCGGGGCGGCTGGTGGACCAGGCGGGGCTCAAGGGCCACCGCCACGGCGGCGCGCAGATCTCGCCGATGCACGCGAACATCGTCGTCAACCGCGGCAGCGCGACGGCGAAGGACGTGCGCGAGCTGATCGCGCTCGCGCAGCGCGCGGTGGAGGAGAAGTTCGGGCAGCGGCTGGAGCCGGAGATCGGGTTCATCGGCGAATTCTGA
- a CDS encoding M16 family metallopeptidase: MPTNVHPLPSRRRWRRRALLLATLLSAAVAAPVAPAAAQSRAELEKVIRRRVLPNGLEVIVVENHGVPLATVEVDVKNGSYTQPPDYAGLAHMYEHMFFKASQQFPAPDQFTQRATELGAVFNGTTQEERVNYYMTLPADSLPAAMRAVASALRSPLFRADELAREKEVVLGEYDRQEANPAFGFQNELTKRLYPGQFSRKNIIGDRQVIRTVTPEKMREIQKRYYVPNNTALVVTGDVVPDSVFAWAERWYGDWAKGADPFADAPIPAIPALTADEGVIAEAGVSAVTVLVQWQGPSVRRDRAATYTADVFSDALNTPGSRFQRKLVDSGLWQGVAVNYYTLDQVGPITISGQADPAKLREALAALRDEIEKLDDPGYFSADELVAVKAQRAMESALGAERTSGLTHTIGFWWAVADLDYFMGYVDEMAKQTPADLQGYAAKYIVGKPRITGVLLSPEDRAALKLTEAELAGVWKKATAAGVVP, encoded by the coding sequence GTGCCCACGAACGTCCATCCGCTCCCATCGCGTCGGCGCTGGCGCCGACGCGCCCTGCTGCTCGCGACGCTGCTCTCGGCCGCCGTCGCCGCGCCCGTGGCGCCGGCCGCCGCGCAGTCGCGCGCGGAGCTCGAGAAGGTCATCCGCCGCCGCGTGCTGCCGAACGGGCTGGAGGTGATCGTCGTCGAGAACCACGGCGTGCCGCTGGCCACCGTCGAGGTGGACGTGAAGAACGGCTCGTACACGCAGCCGCCCGACTACGCGGGGCTCGCGCACATGTACGAGCACATGTTCTTCAAGGCGAGCCAGCAGTTCCCGGCGCCCGACCAGTTCACGCAGCGCGCCACCGAGCTCGGGGCCGTGTTCAACGGCACGACGCAGGAGGAGCGCGTGAACTACTACATGACGCTCCCCGCCGACTCGCTGCCCGCGGCGATGCGCGCGGTCGCCAGCGCGCTGCGCTCCCCGCTCTTCCGCGCCGACGAGCTGGCGCGCGAGAAGGAAGTCGTGCTGGGCGAGTACGACCGCCAGGAGGCGAACCCCGCGTTCGGCTTCCAGAACGAGCTGACGAAGCGGCTCTATCCGGGGCAGTTCTCGCGGAAGAACATCATCGGCGACCGGCAGGTGATCCGCACGGTGACGCCCGAGAAGATGCGCGAGATCCAGAAGCGCTACTACGTGCCGAACAACACCGCGCTCGTCGTCACGGGCGACGTCGTCCCCGACTCGGTGTTCGCGTGGGCGGAGCGCTGGTACGGCGACTGGGCGAAGGGCGCCGATCCGTTCGCCGACGCGCCCATCCCGGCGATCCCCGCGCTCACCGCCGACGAGGGCGTGATCGCCGAGGCGGGCGTGAGCGCGGTGACGGTGCTCGTGCAGTGGCAGGGGCCGAGCGTGCGCAGGGACCGCGCGGCGACGTACACGGCGGACGTGTTCAGCGACGCGCTCAACACGCCGGGCTCGCGCTTCCAGCGGAAGCTCGTGGACAGCGGGCTGTGGCAGGGCGTGGCGGTGAACTACTACACGCTCGACCAGGTGGGCCCGATCACGATCAGCGGCCAGGCCGATCCGGCGAAGCTGCGCGAGGCGCTGGCCGCGCTGCGCGACGAGATCGAGAAGCTGGACGACCCGGGCTACTTCAGCGCCGACGAGCTGGTGGCGGTGAAGGCGCAGCGGGCGATGGAGAGCGCGCTCGGCGCCGAGCGCACGAGCGGGCTGACGCACACGATCGGCTTCTGGTGGGCGGTGGCGGACCTGGACTACTTCATGGGCTACGTGGACGAGATGGCGAAGCAGACGCCGGCGGACCTGCAGGGGTACGCAGCGAAGTACATCGTCGGCAAGCCGCGCATCACGGGCGTGCTGCTGTCGCCCGAGGACCGCGCGGCGCTGAAGCTGACCGAGGCGGAGCTGGCGGGCGTGTGGAAGAAGGCGACGGCGGCGGGGGTGGTGCCGTGA